DNA sequence from the Thermodesulfobacteriota bacterium genome:
ATCTTCCGGGATTGGGCGAAATCCTTCGTCTCCTCGAAGAGGTGGAGAACCAGGATGGGGTTAAGGGGCATCCGAGCCTTGGGCCTTTGATCCGGGGTCTCCGGAGATTGGTCGAACGGATCATTCTCAATGAGGTCTCGGACTCCCAAGGGGCGATCGGTTTGCTCCGAAGGGGGGTCAAATGGATGCAGTCCCGCCTCCTCTTTTCGGAGAGATCCAACGGCGAGGAGGAAGAGGAGTTCTGGAAAAGTTGGAGGTCCCTCACCGGAGAGGAGGCCCCGGTGGAAGGCCAAGGGGATACCTCACCTGACAAAAAGACAGCCCCCGCCCCCGTCACCCTGGATCAGGATCTTGACCTCTACAAAGACTTTATCTCGGAATCCCTTGAGCATCTCGGGACGATCGAGCTCAATCTGATCAACCTTGAGCAGTCCCCTGACAACAAGGAGTACATCAATTCCATCTTTCGACCATTCCACACGATCAAAGGGGTTTCGGGATTTCTCAACCTCCAGGAGATTCAAAAATTTTCCCACGCCATGGAGTCCCTTCTCGATGAGGCCCGAAACGGGAGGCTCCAAATCACCCAGGCGATCATCGACTTCATCCTCGAATCGGTCGACCTTCTGAAACAGATGATCCTGGATCTGAGAGGCCATATCGAATCGGGACAAATCGGGACCTCCTCTTTTGACTTGGACCCCTATCTCCAACGGATCGAGGCTTTTAAAAAAGGTCGACCCATCTGCGAGGAATCCAAGGACTCCGGAAGCGTCGAAAAGGACGTTTCGATTCCCATCGACGAAGAGAAAACGCCCCGCCTCGGCGAGATCCTCACCGCCAAAGGAACGGTCTCCCCCGAGGACATCACCGAGGCCCTCAAGGCCCAGGAGAGTCAGGAGGAGCCTTTGAAATTGGGTGAGATCTTGATCCGGGAGAAGAAGGCCTCTCCGAAGGAGGTCCTCGATGCCCTGAGGGAGCAAAAAAGGGTGGTCTCCCAGTTCCGAGAGACGTCGGTCAAGGTGGACACGGACAAACTGGACAATCTGGTCGATCTGATCGGCGAGCTGGTGATCGCCCAGTCCCTGGTGGAACAGAATCCCGTTTTCTCCTCCCTGAGAGACCAGAAGCTCCTTCGGGATTTTTCCCAGCTGAAGAGGATCACCAATGATCTGCAGAAAATCTCCATGTCCCTCAGGACCGTTCCCATCCGCCAGACCTTCCAGAAGATGGTTCGGCTGGTGAGGGACCTGGCCAAGAAATCGAAAAAAGAGGTGGAGTTGGTCATGTCCGGCGAGGAGACGGAGATCGATCGAAATATGGTGGAGAGCCTCTACGACCCCCTGGTCCACATGATCCGGAATGCCATCGATCACGGCATCGAATCGCCCGAGGAGAGGCGGGCGAAGGGCAAACCGGAGACGGGAACGATCTTTCTCAGGGCCTACCAGAAGGGGGGGAATGTGGTGATCGAGATCGAGGATGATGGCCAGGGCCTGAACCGGGAGAAGATTCTCAAGAAGGCCCGGGAGAGGGGGATCGTTTCGGATGAACCCCTGGCGGAGCACCAGATCGACCACCTCATCTTCGAGCCGGGGTTTTCGACCGCGGACCAGATCACCGACATCTCCGGGCGAGGCGTTGGGATGGACGTGGTGAAGAAGTCCATTGAGCAGTTGCGGGGAAAGGTCGAGATCTTCTCCCAGGAGGGGAAGGGCACCCGGTTCATCATGCGCGTTCCCCTCACCCTTGCCATCATGGATGGCATCATCGTGCGGGTGGGAGAGGAGCGGTATATCATCCCCACCGTTTTTGTAAAAGAGACATTGAAGCCACGGAGGGAGGAGGTCTATTCGGTTCACCAGAGAGGCGAGCTGGTCAAGGTCAGGGAGAGTCTGCTGCCCTTGGTCCGCCTTTACCAGATCCTCGGCGTGGCCACGGCAAAGCAGAATCCATGGGAGACTTTGCTCATCGTAGCGGAGAACGAAGGGGTTCAGAAATGCCTGATGGTGGACGACCTGGTCGGGAAGCAGGAGGTCGTGATCAAGAATTTAGGGGAGAAGTTGAAGGATTTGAAGGGGGTGGCCGGAGCCACCATCATGGGGGATGGAAGGGCGGGCCTCATCCTCGATATCCACGGCCTTTTTCAGATCGATCAGGGGCCTTCCCCGAGAAACGGAGGCGGTGGGGTAGCCCTCCGATCCTGATGAAAATGTCTTGCAAGGGGGGGAGAAGATTGGGTAAAAAGGGGATATCCAAATTTCATTGACGAGGATGGCCGACCATGAGAGACATCACCCTGTTTACCGTGG
Encoded proteins:
- a CDS encoding chemotaxis protein CheA, coding for MEDKMEWSALIEQLSLQSVMVEADDLPGLGEILRLLEEVENQDGVKGHPSLGPLIRGLRRLVERIILNEVSDSQGAIGLLRRGVKWMQSRLLFSERSNGEEEEEFWKSWRSLTGEEAPVEGQGDTSPDKKTAPAPVTLDQDLDLYKDFISESLEHLGTIELNLINLEQSPDNKEYINSIFRPFHTIKGVSGFLNLQEIQKFSHAMESLLDEARNGRLQITQAIIDFILESVDLLKQMILDLRGHIESGQIGTSSFDLDPYLQRIEAFKKGRPICEESKDSGSVEKDVSIPIDEEKTPRLGEILTAKGTVSPEDITEALKAQESQEEPLKLGEILIREKKASPKEVLDALREQKRVVSQFRETSVKVDTDKLDNLVDLIGELVIAQSLVEQNPVFSSLRDQKLLRDFSQLKRITNDLQKISMSLRTVPIRQTFQKMVRLVRDLAKKSKKEVELVMSGEETEIDRNMVESLYDPLVHMIRNAIDHGIESPEERRAKGKPETGTIFLRAYQKGGNVVIEIEDDGQGLNREKILKKARERGIVSDEPLAEHQIDHLIFEPGFSTADQITDISGRGVGMDVVKKSIEQLRGKVEIFSQEGKGTRFIMRVPLTLAIMDGIIVRVGEERYIIPTVFVKETLKPRREEVYSVHQRGELVKVRESLLPLVRLYQILGVATAKQNPWETLLIVAENEGVQKCLMVDDLVGKQEVVIKNLGEKLKDLKGVAGATIMGDGRAGLILDIHGLFQIDQGPSPRNGGGGVALRS